The following DNA comes from Methanosarcina vacuolata Z-761.
GAATCTGTCCAAATTTATTTTGGATTAATATATCATTTTTATGCCTGTTTTAAAAATGTTATTGTTTACCTGGATTGAAACATGACTTTTCTGTTTTTACAATCTGTGTAGTTGAGGTTTGAATTTATTTCCCATGCTGTCGGACACTTTTATTATTTAGAAAGCTATTTTAACGACAAACAGTAATTTCTATTTTATATGCAAAACGAAGCAAGGCTTCTTCATATTACCGGTACTGTTCAGGGGGTAGGTTTTCGCCCTTTTATATATCAGCTTGCAAAAGCCCATAGGCTTTTTGGGTACGTGAAAAATCTCGGAAACTATGTGGAAATCCTCATAGAGGGAAATAAGGAAAGCCTTGATAATTTCATAAAAGAACTCCCGGAAAAAAAACCTCCTCTGGCTAAAGTTAAGGAATTAAAAACAAAAAATGTCCCTTTTTCCGGGTATTCAAAATTTATTATCGTGCCCAGTGAATCCGGGGTTTTTGAAAATTCCATAATTCCTCCTGATACGGCTATTTGCGAACAGTGCAGGTCTGAGATGTTTGATCCTTCTTCCAGGTATTTCCATTACCCATTTACAGTCTGCACAAACTGCGGGCCCAGATATACAACCGTCCGAACCCTTCCTTATGACCGGGAAAATACCACGATGGTAGATTTTCCTCTTTGCCCGGAATGTGAAACCGAATATACCGACCCTCTCAACCGAAGATATCATGCCCAGCCTGTCTGCTGCCCAAAATGCGGGCCCGAAATCTGGCTTTCGGACCCCGAAGGAAATGTCCTGGTAAAAGGTTATGAAGCAATTGCACATGCTTCGGATCTCCTTCAACAGGGCTCAATTCTTGCTGTAAAAGGATTTGGGGGTTTTCATATAGCCTGCAATGCGAGAAAGGAGGAGCCTGTAAACGAGCTTAGAAGACGGTTAAGGCGCCCGGAACAACCTTTTGCGGTCATGGCAAAAACTGCTGCAGTTACGGAAACCTTTGCAGAACTTGAAGGTGCAGGCAGGGAATATTTAACTTCTTACCGCCGGCCTATTACCGTGCTCCCCAAGTCAAAGGAATCAAACCTGGCAGAATCAGTTACTTCTGGCCTGCACAATATAGGGGTTATGCTTCCCTATACAGGCACTCAGAATCTGCTTTTTGATCTCGTGCCTGATGCAGTATACGTTATGACCTCGGCAAACCTTCCAGGAAGGCCCATGGTCGTTGAGAATAAAGAGGCGCTTGAGAAACTTAAAGGGATTGTCGATTATTATCTGCTGCACAACAGGGTTATCGCAAACCGGAATGATGATACGGTTATCAGGGTTGTAAATGAAAGGGCGGCCTTTATTCGCCGTTCCCGTGGTTTTGTGCCTGAGCCCGTAGAATTGCCTTTCGAAATCCAGGCTTCTGTAGGCGTGGGGGCTGAAATGAATTCTACGGTTACTGTAGCAAAAGGAAAACTTGCCTATGTTTCTCAGTATATAGGAAATACCAGTCATGTAGAAACCTTCAGGTACCACTCCGAAGTTGTCAGGCATCTGATCCAACTTACCGGAATCGAGCCCCTTTACTGGGGCTGTGACCTTCATCCTGCATTTAACACAACACGTTTCGCGCTAAAGATGGGAGGGGAGGACACTCTTCAGGTTCAGCATCATCACGCTCACATGTTAGCGCTTATGGCTGATAACTCTCTTCCCCTGGATTCCCGAATTCTCGGAATCGCGCTTGACGGCGTAGGATATGGCACTGACGGTACAGTATGGGGAGGGGAACTCTTTGAATCCTCTTACTTTGGATACGAACGTATTGGGCACTTACTCCCTCAACCAATGCCAGGTGGAGACCTTGCCTCGAGGATACCTTCAAGAATGGTTCTGGGGATTCTTTTTGAGAAGCTTGGGAGAGCAGAATTGGAAAAACTTCCCCTTTCTTTTCCGAAAGGAGCTATGGAGTTTTCAACTGTGATGAAACAGCTTGAAACCGGGATAAATATTGCTCAAAGCAGCAGCACAGGACGAGTACTGGATGCAGCAGCTGCCCTGCTCGGGATCTGCAAGATGAGAACCTATGACGGGGAGCCATCAATGAAACTCGAATCTGCCGCAACAAAGAGTACCCATTTCGTAGATCTTCCCATAATATTCAGGAAAGATCAATTCTCCGGAGTTCCTCTGCTTGACACCACCGAGCTTCTTCTGGGAGTATATGAACTTTCCGGAAAGTATTCCCCTGCTGATCTTGCTTTTGCGGTTGAGGAAAACCTTGCAAAGGGAATTTCGGAACTTGCCATATCTCTTGCCGCAAAAAGAGGGCTTGAGAAGATAGGCTTTAGTGGAGGAGTTGCCTATAACAATCATATCACTTCGTGCATTGCAAGAACTGTTACAGAAGCAGGTTTTGAATTCCTGGCTCACCGCCAGGTTCCCTGTGGAGACGGATGCATCTCATTCGGGCAAGCTCTTGCGGCAGGGTTGAGCATAAATCCTGAGAATAAATTTTAAAAACTTTTCTGTCCGTCGGGCAGGCTATTTCTTATAAAATATGATTATATCTCCTCTTAAACGATGGGATTTAGTAAGATTTCGGCATTCTCTTACGCATTTACTTTTTTTTCGAAAAATTTGAGTATTCATAATACAATTGTACGGAAATTTGATTAGAAAGACTAAAATACAAAATTAAATAAATGATACATACTTAGTAGAAAAGGGAGCATAAATGGGGCTAGGTAGTGTACGCATCAGAG
Coding sequences within:
- the hypF gene encoding carbamoyltransferase HypF — translated: MQNEARLLHITGTVQGVGFRPFIYQLAKAHRLFGYVKNLGNYVEILIEGNKESLDNFIKELPEKKPPLAKVKELKTKNVPFSGYSKFIIVPSESGVFENSIIPPDTAICEQCRSEMFDPSSRYFHYPFTVCTNCGPRYTTVRTLPYDRENTTMVDFPLCPECETEYTDPLNRRYHAQPVCCPKCGPEIWLSDPEGNVLVKGYEAIAHASDLLQQGSILAVKGFGGFHIACNARKEEPVNELRRRLRRPEQPFAVMAKTAAVTETFAELEGAGREYLTSYRRPITVLPKSKESNLAESVTSGLHNIGVMLPYTGTQNLLFDLVPDAVYVMTSANLPGRPMVVENKEALEKLKGIVDYYLLHNRVIANRNDDTVIRVVNERAAFIRRSRGFVPEPVELPFEIQASVGVGAEMNSTVTVAKGKLAYVSQYIGNTSHVETFRYHSEVVRHLIQLTGIEPLYWGCDLHPAFNTTRFALKMGGEDTLQVQHHHAHMLALMADNSLPLDSRILGIALDGVGYGTDGTVWGGELFESSYFGYERIGHLLPQPMPGGDLASRIPSRMVLGILFEKLGRAELEKLPLSFPKGAMEFSTVMKQLETGINIAQSSSTGRVLDAAAALLGICKMRTYDGEPSMKLESAATKSTHFVDLPIIFRKDQFSGVPLLDTTELLLGVYELSGKYSPADLAFAVEENLAKGISELAISLAAKRGLEKIGFSGGVAYNNHITSCIARTVTEAGFEFLAHRQVPCGDGCISFGQALAAGLSINPENKF